The stretch of DNA CGCCACGATGATGAGTAGCCTTTTACCTTCAACCCTCTTTGCGCAGAATGTTGTTGTGACGAGGCCGCCGGTGTCTCCGGAGGCGATGGCCCTGCATGTCCTCGCAAAGCGTCCTGTTGCAAAGTTGCCAAGGACGATAGACCTGGCTGAGAGTTCGTCCGGGTTCAACTCGGCACAAGGGTTCGGAGCCTTAGCGCGCGATCTGGGGCAGCCCGGGTGCGACCTGTTTCCTGCGCCTGCGAATATCGGCACGAATGTAGGCCTTTCGTACTTCGGTCCCCCGCCTTCCACAGTCAACCAGAGCCTAGTCGGTCCCGTGCAGTTGCTCAACACCGGACAAGTCGACGCCACTGCCGGCACGATTACCATTCCTCTGTATAAGGGAACGGTCAAGAGCACCGGCAAGACGGCCTGGTACATCCTCACCGATGTTTCTGATCCGGGGATTGCCGCGGAGCTAGGCCTGAACTTCTCGGCTAAGATGAATAACATCACCGCCGCCGCCAGGACCGGTAACTTGGGTCCCGATGGAAACATCATATTCGACAAGGGCACTGTCAATTTCGCTCCGAATCGGAATATTGTTCCCGGGCCGGAAGGTGACGAGTTTCCCCCCAAGTCTTTTACGCCCGGCGAAGTCGGGGATGCGAACTACAGCCCCTACGTCCGAATCGCCAATGGCGGAGGCGTGGTCTACAACGCACCGATGATAGCCTACAATGTCGATGCAAGCCAGATTAACTTCCCTAACGGCAACGTCGACTATACCAAGGTTCATGACGCGGTCCAGGCGATCGATCCAATCGGCATGACCGTCACCTTGGCACTCGTCAACGGCTTCAGCTTCGGCCGCCCGGTGTGGTACATCTCGATGGACGCCAGTATCCCCCTTGCGGCCGCGATCGAGCACAACACGTACGCTCCACTGATGGGTAAGCTTCTGCTGGGCAATGACGACAGCGCCGGCAGCCCGATCGAGCGCATCTTCATCGCCACCAATGGCCAGGAAGGTTGCGATAATCCTCAGCGTCAAGGGCTGTCCGCCGACCTGAACGACGGACACCGGCCGAACAACACTCTGGGCGGCATTCCCACCCTCGCGCTGGACTACAGCCCCGCATGGGACGCAAACCTGTACACCTGGACCGACGACGCCATTAACAAGGGTTATCGCCAGCAGCTTCGCGAAGAGTTCCAGATCCTCACCTACGCGGCAGACGGCCTGATCATGGGAGCGTCGCAAACGGCACCGTTCGGCAGTGCTGGTTTCTCCATCAATTGCCCGATCGTCCAAAGACTAGATTGATCAAAGGACTTCTTCAGGGATTGTTCAAGCCTGACTTCGTGACGCTTGAACAATCCCTGCTTTTCTTTCAACGGTCCATCTGACACAAGCTCTTTATCCTTTAAGCTCTTCGATTAGCGCCCACACTTTAACCTGCCCTGCTTTTATTCGCCACAAGGCGAATAAAAGCAGGGCGCTGTAACTTTTTCCGAACCGGCTTGTCAGATTGGCATTCTACAAGAGGAGTGCCTCGTCATGTCCGCTTTCACCCTTTCATCCAGTAGAGCCCAGAAGGCCGCCGGACTTCGCCTGAATCAAGCGTGGAGCGTGCTCCTCGCCATTACCTGTGCGTTGCTTTTGGGAAGATCCGTGCTTGCCGAGACTCCGGCGGTAGGTGCTAAGGCAGCCGATTTTACTCTGTTGACGCCTACCGGGAAGTCCGTAACGCTTTCCGCCGAGCGGGGAGGGCACCTTCTTGTGCTTGTCATCTTGCGCGGTTTCCCCGGCTATCAGTGCCCCTACTGCGTTAAGCAGGTTCACGATTTCGTCGAGCGTGCGTCAGACTTCAAAGCAAAGAACACGCGGGTGCTTCTGGTGTACCCTGGACCGCCGGCCGACCTCGATCAACACGCAAAGGAATTCCTCGAGAAGCAGGCTGAGTTGCCTTCTAACGTTGTTCTTGTCACTGACCCTGACTATAAGGTCACCAACCTGTACGGGCTGCGCTGGGATGCACCGCACGAGACAGCGTATCCATCTACCTTCATTCTCGATGGAAGTGGCACCGTGGTGTTCGAGAAGGTCACTCACAGCCACGGCGATCGCCTGTCAGCACTGGATGCACTCGATCACCTTTCCACAAACTAACGTGGGGGCTGCGCCGAGAAGTTTCCGGCGCAGGCTTTCCTCAACCGTCGCGGGTCGAACATGCAAAACCTTATCAAACGACTCTTGTTCCTCCTCCTCCCTGTCTTCATTGCACTTCCTTTCTTTTGCCAGCTCAGTTGCGTGAAGTGGGCACGGGTGCACCGGGCCCCGTCAAAGCCCCGCATCTCACCGCGGAACTGATCTCCGATTCCGGGACTATCAATCCTGGGGGGCTGGCTCCCTGGAAGACATGTGACTTTCTCGTCAGTCTCTGGAAGGAGTTCGATGCGGGTGAGTCTTACGAGGCCTGCTTCGCGAAAGCTATCGATCGCAGCATGCCCGTTCTGCTGAATCTCAACAATAACGGTGGAAGCTGGGGCGAGAACGGCGTCAGCTATGAGCGCGTAGTCAAGCGAGTGCAGCCGGAGATCGAGGGAGGGTGTCCTGAGCTCTGGGAATATCTGACACCTCAGCTGGAAGCGGGACGTCACAAAGGTTCCTTCGCAGCGTCCGCGTTGTAGTAAGGAGGCTTGCCTATGAATGGGTTAAGGCTATTATTCCTTGAACAGATGTGAGGCGTGCGTGATGGCGCCGCCGGCACGCATCGCGGCAGCAATGATCGCCGCTTCAACGAGCATTGCGTCGGTCGCACCTTCTGTACGAGCAGACTGAACGTGCAACTCGACACAGTATGGACACTGCGTCGTCAGAGCCACAGAGACCGCGATGAGTTGCTTATGGATGACGTCGATCGCGCCGGGCGCAAACGTCGCCTTGTCGAACACCCAAAACGCCTTCATGGCGTCAGGAGCGTTCTCATCAAGGCGCTTCAGTTTCGTGAGATTTGAGCTGTTATACATTGCTCTCTCCGGAAGAATTGGAAGCATTCGAGTCAGATCGCCAGCTTGCGACAACAAGTGAATCTTCGTTGAAAATCTGACGAGCCAGCTGGCCCGAAGTTACAGCTAAGGGAAGCCGTTCAGAGACAACCTCCCTCAGCCTGCGCGAACGTGTGAATTGAGTGGTGCCAGCATCTCAGCCCGGAGAACACCTATTGGAAAATCCGTGTCGCGCGACACGGCTCACAGAAGACCGTCCTGGTGCTGGCCTGTGACACTCAGAGTGCTCTGAGGTTAGAGCTTTTCGACAACGATATCCACGGTCTTAATCTCGGGGTGAGTAATGAACAGTTCGTCAGCCTTCGCGAAGAGCGCCTTGGCAATCTCCCCGTTGACGTGCGCATTCCTTCCGGCTTCATCCTGAAACGTATCGAATATCCCGAACGTCGCGGGGCCGATCCTGAAGGCGAACCACGCTGTCGTCCCTGTTTCCGCCTCGACAAGCGGGCCTGCAGAGCGCAGAAATTCTTCTACCTCAGCTTCCTTACCGGGGCGAGCCTGCAATGTTGCTAGTATTCCGACTTGGTTCACGCAATTTCTCCTTAATGGGTTGTGCGAATAGACTTTTTGATTCCAGTGGTGCTCGAGTGAATGGCGACCCGTCTGCCGAGTTGAGCACAGAGAGGCCCTCCCCCACAAACGAGGCTGAACATTAGAAGCAGACACGGGAAGAAAGTTACGCTAACGTCGAGTGAACAAGTTCGGTTCTGGGGGCGGCCATATTCCCTTCACTGATACGCGGCTGGGAGCGCTGATGTGATCACTTCATCCTCAAGGGAGATCGCTAGAAACGGATCAGCAATCCTCCGGTGAACGCAACGTTGTTCTGAAGACCGCCGCGAGTGTCTACTCCGTAGTGACCGACCTGCAGTTCACAGCTCAGTCCTTCAACGTGAGCAACACGCCCAGCTACATCATTCCTCTGGGCAGTGGAAACGCACAGCTTGGAAACGCCGCCTTCGGAACGGTCACCAACTACGATCCGAATTACAACCCTCGTCAGTATCAATTCGCTCTGAAGTTTCAGTTCTGATATCTCAGGCCAGACTGCAACGCAAAGGGTATGCCGCTGCAGCTCTTCCTTTTTGGGGGAGGAGTTGTAGCGGCATGGATTCGTGTACTGAAGTGCGCGTACACGCGACCGGCGTGCCTGGATTGATTCGTGCTCTGGTCTTCTCCTAGTCGATTGTCGGCAGGCAAGGCTTTGAATCGCCTCACAAGATCAGTGGCCAAGAGCGGAATTTAATTAGACTCCGCATATATTGCAAATGAAAGCGCCCCACTGCAAAAGAATTATTCATTTTTCGCAGTAGAACTTTTTCACCGATCGTTGTAACCTTCACCGACTCCGCCATTCATACAACCGCGCAACCTTAGGGTCATCTTGTGCATTGCTGATTCATCAATGCATGGAGGCTCCTGCGCAAAAGGGGTCTTACCCCCCAAAGAGGAGTAAGCAGCATGATGAAGTCGATTCCTGGTCTTTTGGCCGTCACGCTTTGTATCGGAGCATCCGCATCGCCTGTGCTCGCACAAGCCGGCGGAGGCAACACATCCGTTTTCGTTATGACGAACGATAAGGTCAAAAACGAAGTCCTGACCTATCAGCGCGGTTACGATGGACAGTTTGTCCTGAGAGAGCGCGCTGCAACCGGCGGCCGTGGCAGCGGCGGCGAAACCGATCCTCTTCAGTCTCAAGGCTCGCTGACCATCAGTGGAGATCACACTCTCTTGTTTGCTGTGAACTCGGCAAGCGGGTCAGTCTCAAGCTTCCACATTCTCAACGGCATTCCGGTTCTGGTCGACAAAGAACCTTCCGAGGGCGCCTTTCCCGTCGCAGTGACGGAGCACAACGGCACGGTTTACGTCCTGAACGCAGGCGGAAGTGGTGCGATTGTTGCATTCAAGGCAGATGGCTTCGGACGGCTCCACGAAATTCAGAACTCATCTGCTTTCCTCACTGGCACGAACTCCGGCGCTTCATCCATCTCGGTGAGCCCGAACGGCAAGTGGTTGATCGTGATAGAGAAGGCTTCGAACAGCATCGATGTGTTCCCGATCCTTGTGGATGGCACATTAGGCACTGTTGTTGCCAACAAGAGCGTCACTGCAGGAGTATTCGCAACGGTGTTTACTCCTGGTGGTCAACTCATCGTTTCCGAGAATCAGCCAAACAGCGGAACTGACACATCCTCGATTTCCTCGTATACGATCAACGCCAACGGCACGCTCACTGCGATCACCCAAAGCATTCCAACTTTTGGCAACGGCAACTGCTGGAATGCCATTACTCCCAACGCAAAATGGGTATTTGTCGATAACTCTGCCACATCCTCGGTGGCAGGATTCTCGATTAGCTCGGCTGGCGCGTTGAGCCCCATTGCCAACACTGTCGTTAGCACCCTTCCTGAAGGCTCGACCAACCTCGACATGGCTATCAGCGCTGATGGAAAGTACCTGTTCAACGTACTGTCCGGCGCCGGCGAAATTGGTGTGTTTTCCATCAATGCCAACGGCACCGTCAACCAACTCGGCAGCATCGAGGGTCTTCCCAATACTGTCGGTTTCAACGGCATCGCTGCTCTCTAACCCAAACAAAACGATCGCCCGCGCCAATGAGTGATCCAGGCGCGGGCGACACAATCTCTCCAATTGGCAGCTCATCGGGATTGTTGGGGCTGCGATGGCCTTGACGTGATGGCTCGCCGGAGCTGCGCAAGCGGCGCATCATCATCGAAGTCAATTCCGTTCGGCCTGGGTCGAACGCCCAATTCTTCCCAGAGTTGATCTAAATCCACACTCACTGGCATGTCTTTCCATCGCTGGTACAAGTCACTCAGCACGGTGGTCCCAGTGGCTTGGTCTCCTATGTGAAGAATGGGAGGCAGTGCGGATTCGGTATTGATCGTAGCCCTTGCCGCAACGATGGCACGAAGGGCATCCTGTAGCCCCTTGCGATTCTCAGTCGCTCGCCGGATCTCCACATCCGCGACCAAACAGAACATCGCGCCTCCCCAATACGTGCGGCCCCAGGTGTGGATCCGGTCGATTCCTCGATCGGCTCGTTGAGGCTCTCCCTGGGGCATTCCCGAAACCATGTCTTTCCATACTTTTTTGCAGGTAGTTGGCCATCCTGGGCTCTTGCGATTGGCTCAACGTAGGTTGCAATACCCTCCTCAAGTCAATGGTGCTCGTCGGCGAGTGAAGCGATTCCCATGTGCACCAGTTCATGGGTCATGGTCCAATCGGCCTCAAGATCAGTTTCCGATACCGCCGCCCCAAGGGGCATCCTCGAGACACCTTGAAAACCGTCAATATCGCCCCAGGTGGTCCCATGGATCGACTCATCATCGTCCTCGCTCTGAGTAACACTCACCCGGGTGCGTCGAACCGGAAATCGTCCATAGTACACGGCGACCGACTCAGCTGCTCGACGCACCCATTGAAGGACATCGTCCGCTTGGAGGGACGACGGCTGAAGCTGGATGTCGACCTCGATATCAGATTGCCCGATCTTCAGGAAATATCGAGGGCTTTGGAGCTGCTGTCGTCCGGCGGCGATGGGGTGAGACGAATCACGCTGGTACCTAGGGGATTCGCACCGAAGCTTAAGGCAGCTGTTAACAATAAAGTCGCCAACATCGCTGCCCCTGAGACCACCGATACAGGATTATGGTTACAGGCGGCGCCTGCACCTCAGGTATTGAAATTTTGCCTGTATCTTTGCCGGGATTCATGCGTCCAATGCAAGTGGCTATCGAGCGCGCATTGAACACCCGTCCTGAAGGTTCTGAAAGTAAGGTGCTTCAGCCTTCCAATGACCGCGGAGTTCGCCGTTGGGCCGTCGGTCTAACCAGCTTGGCCTTCATCGTGCTGCAAAGCGCCTGCACCATGATTATGGCGCTCAGCGGCTTCAGGCTGGCCATGGGATTAGGAGCCCTCGCCGCAGCTGCGGTGGGAGTGAAGGGTCCCGCAACTGGTTTTCATCAGGATGCGATCCGCATTCCGATGATGATTCTTGCAGTGGTAGGGTCGATCATCAATCTTTACATGATCTGGAGAATTCGCTCACTCCGGAAAAGGGCATCTTCTCAGTGGAGACGGCAGCCCGTTTCACCGCGTCGCTCGTGGGGAGAACGAGTGCAACTCACACTCGCGGTCTTGACTTTAGTTCTTGTCCTGGCCGAATTTCTCTCTCATCACTATGTCTTCCGTCTGGTTGGATAGTGCGCAGATTTATGTCTCGATCTGTGAGACGGGATGCGATATCGCTTCCAAGAGCTGTTAACAGAAGTCTGTTTTAATGCCATCCATGTCCACCTCCCGTCGCGCTTTGTGAAGTTTGCTGCTCTGCTTTCGGGCGCAACCGGCATCTCCGGCTTTGTGCCTTCCTCTATCCAGCGAGTCTTTGCCATTGAACCCACGCCGGGAACAAGCTTCGTGGACGCGGAACACATTGTGATCCTCATGCAGGAAAACCGTTCGTTCGACCACGCGCTGGGAAGCCTGAAAGGCGTGCACAGAGCCGATTAGTCCGGATAAGACTCGCCCCGATAGAAGGCAAAAGTCGGCCATTTTCACTGTGTGGGATTTTGTGGGTACACAGTCTCAAGATCCTGAGCAATTGTGGGCAATCTCCACGGTCGTACTGGCGAACCTAGCGACCGCAAACCGCTGAAAATGCGTAATATAGAGCACTCCTGAGCAATGCTGAAAACTGCAACTTCCTAGCTGTTAACCGAAGCGTCCTAAGCTGGAATTCTGTTCGAAGGAGCGAAGTCTAAAGGCTTCGCCAACGGCGAGTACTTCAACCGCCGAAGCAATTTCACGACGAGGACGCTGTCACCTGGGCAGAGGTCTGCGGGACAGAGGTCGCGGGTTCGATAAGGGTGCAATAAAGGCTTCCAATCGTGCCGCAGGGCGCTAAAAGGAGCCATCTGTTACGCCTGATTTCAATAAGTTACCGGTTTTTGATTTTTTGTCACGGCGGAGGTCAACAACCACATAAACGTGTAGTCGCCATCTCGTACAGCTGATACGTGTGCGTGATTCGATGATTGGGAGACCGTCTACTCGGAAAATGGAGCATTCGCGACGACATCGGCAAAGTTGGGGGATCTGTACCCCTCGACATATCGAACGCCGAAATCCCGAACTATGTTGTCAAAGGTGGACTCCGGCTTCAGACGAGCGATGTTGCAAAGGCACTCTTTGAGACCGTTTTTAAGTGCCAGGCGCGGAAATTCGGCTAGGATCGCGCTTAGTTTGTCCTGCGGAATTCGATCAAGGCCTACCCCCAAAATATCCGCCGTTATTCCCGAATGGGTCATAGCCACTTCGGGCTCTTTGTGAAGAGCGATAGATCGTGTGGTATGAAGCGCGATGGCATCCCAAACAACTTGCATCTGCTGCGTCGAGATGCCTCGCCCCTTCAGAAACGAGCGCGCCGCATTGGCGCCATCCACCTCGAAACGATTTTCCGCCGTATAGCGGTCAGTCAAGCCCAGATCATGCAGAATCGTGGCTACTGCCAACAACTCCGCATCCGGAGCACATTCAGCGCTTTCTGAAAGCAATACGCCGAATAGCCAGGAGCGCATCGCATGGTTGAAGAGAAATGGCTCTGACGCGCTGCGTGACAAATCAGTCGCATCGCGAACCAGAACTGTATCGGGTACTTTGATTCCTGCTAGGACCATTCCCTACCTCCCTCGCTTTCATATAGTCCGTGGCCGGCGATTGGCTTAATTCCGCTTGTCTCATCGGTGACAAGTGCGATCCTTCCATCGAGCTTGCCCGCCCTTTTTCTCGTCGGTCGTCATTCTGTGCCTCTTTCAGCGATGTCATCATCGCCAATCCGTTCGAGCTTTCTCTTCCTGCTGCTCCCTGGACATCCACTCCTGGATATAAGGTGAGCAATGCAACACCGAGATACCTTCGTCCTCGCGGGCGTTGAGGAACAGAATTGCTTCGATGTCCACGAGATCGACCTCCTCCAAATCAAGCGCGATCAGCTCTCCGCGGCTAATCTCTGCCTTTACCTGATCGAGATGGTGAGATCGAAACTCTCCGCTCAGCCGAAGTCGAACTTTACGTGAATCCCGAATTCGTTCGATCTTCAGAATCATGGCTCCTGACTCCTAAGCGCACTCTTCCATCAAGCAGCGAACTGTCTTAGGTGATAGTCCACGTGAATCTGCAGCAGTTTCCCCCACTCTTTCGGAGTCATGTTGCCGAACATAGGGTGAGGTTTCCAGGCATCCTCAGTTCTTGCGTTCCAATCAACCTCCAGAATTTTCAGCAATTGTGATTTCTCATAAGCAAACTCAAATCTCTGTGAATGGGGGATTTTGAAGCCGGTCGGGAGCCTTAACCCGACCGGCTGTTCTGGATACCAATCCACGAGAATCCATTTGAAAAGCGTCCTCGAAATCAGATAAACGATTGATCGACGCCGAGAACTCAAAGGACTTTGAAACCGTCAAGGCAATGGTATGGGAGTCCCCGTCAGCTCTGTTCGTCGCCAAGACCGCAACTGCCGCAGAGGGAAATTGGGCGGGCTTCTGGGGGCACGATGTTGTCGTTCAACATCTTCACGATGTTATCTACGGCGGTCCATTTCGCATCGATCCGGATTACACGAAGGCTAAAGCTGTACTGCTGAAACCGGATGTCGCCGAGACGTATGTGCCGGTGCAGATCACCGTTGGCTATGCGGGCCAGCAGGCGGTTCCGAAACCATTCCTGCTCCTAATCGATTGGGTAAAGACGTCATCAGGATGGAGAATGGCAAGCGACATCGCGATTCCCGTTCCGCCTGCTCCTACGCCGGAGCGCAAGTAGCAACACCGAACGCGCATCCACTCGTGGGTAACGCGCCGCATGGCCATCGCATCGCCAACAAGGCGGCCTAATTGCCACGCCGCGGTTCGATAACGAAAGTCGAAGCAACGACTTTAGCAAGAATGAGAAATGAAGGCTATCCAATATTCCGAGTTTGGCGACCGCGGTGTACTCCAATATCTCGATCTTCCAGAACCGGTGGCGAAGGAAGACGAATTTCTGATCGATGTTACAGCGTCTGGAGTGAACTACGTCGATATTCGTGAGCGGCAAGGGGTATATCAGCGTCCTGAGACCCACGTTGGATCCGACAAGATGCTTCCACGTATATCCGGGCTACAGGTGACTGGGCGGGTGAGGGCAGTTGGGCCGCAAGGGACGAAAGCCTAATAGGGAAGAAAGTTGTCGCGGAGTTGAGCGGAGGCGGATATGCCCAGGTCGTAGCGGCTCCGGCATACTCGACCGTTGTAGTTCCAGAATTCGTCGACGACGTCAAGCTCGCTGCTCTACCGACGCAGTGGCTGACGGCGTGGCTCATGCTGAACGCATCCACGCAGCTACTCCCAGGGGAGAGTGTTCTTGTTCATGGCGCCGCAGGCGGCGTCGGCTCAATTGCCGTACAGATCGCTAAGGTCATGAGCGCTGGACTCGTCATCGGTTCCGCGAGCACGGAGGAGAAGAGGGAATTCGTTCGCGGGTTGGGCGCCGACGCCGCCATCGACTATAGCGATCCCGCCTGGGTCGGCGAAGTGCTACGCATCACAGGCGACCTAGGAGTTGATGTCATTCTGGAGTCGATCGGGGGCGAGATATTTCAACAGAACTTCGAATGCCTCGCTAAGTTTGGCCGGCATATTATCTTTGGATCGACCCGGGGCCCCGGCAATCCTCTGCCGCCGAGACAGCTCATGGCGAAGTCTCAGGCTTTGATTGGTATCTACCTGCCGGTATACTTCGCGCGTCCAAACCTGATCCGCAAGAGCCTTGAGGAAATGGTCGAGAAGTTTATCGGCGGCGCTGTGCAGGCGCATCTAGCTTCTGTCCTGCCCCTGAGCCAAGTGGGCGAAGCCCATCGCCTGCTCGAGGAACAAAAGGTCTCCGGTGTTATCGTGCTCGATCCCCGCAACTAGACAAGGAATCTACCATTCTCGATGGCGGACCGCCTTGATCACATCATTTGACCAATTCAACAACCCAAGGACAATGCTTCCCATGATTCGAAACTTCTTAGCCTCAGCCATTTCCGTTCTATTGTTCACCGATTCCGGTGCTCTTGCACAAACCTCAACCTGGACTATCGATACAAACCAAACACAGGTTGAATTTCAGGTCCGTCGGGTGCCTGTCAGTAATGTGCGCGGATTCTTCAGTGGCATCACCGGGACCGTGAGCTGGGACGAAAAAAAACCATCTAAGTCCCACGTTGATGTCACTATCCCAACAACTTCTATCTCGACGAACAACGCGACGCGTGATGCGGACCTCAAGTCGCCGAACTTTTTCAATGTCGAGAAGTTCCCGACCATGACCTTCAAATCCACTACCGTCTCCGGTACACCCGGAAAGCTTCAGATCACTGGGGATCTGACGCTCGCAGGCATCACAAAGAGCGTTACGCTGATGGTCGATGGACCAACTCCTCCGACGAAGATGGGCAAGCTAATCATCGGTTTCGCTGCTACGGGCACCCTGAAGCGTAGCGACTTCGCCTTCGCCCCAAAATATCCGACGGTCATTTTGGGCGACGAAATCAGATTCACCATTGACCTTGAGGCTGATCAATAGTTGTTAGTCGCAACTGACCATTGAGCTAGAGTTCCTTCGTTAGACAATGCAGCCCTGACCACTTTTGCTGCCAGGTCTGAAGGAACGCACGAAGCCCGAAAGACTAGTGATTATAGCAGCGCTGCCCCTGTAAGCCCATTTGGTGCGCGGACCGCTCGACCGTCCCCTGCTGACCGAAGCTCCTGCTTCCTAATGGCCTATCGCTGCGACGTGGCTAACGCTTGTCAGCATCTTGTCGTCTGTGCCACGGAGCAGTTGTTGGGAGAGATTCGGATCCAGAAGTGGACATCGTTAGCAGGCGCCGCAAAACTGTGTATACGGCAACTGCGAAGAATTATGACCGCAACCCATTAGCTTGTCAGTTGTCCCGGTATGGAGCCTCATCACTGAGCGCTCTTACCGGTATCGTTGAGAAAGCCGTAACGAGCCAATTGGTAGCCATCACTTGTGCGGATAGCCGGTTATACAGCAACTTGCCCAAGACACAGAGCGATCTCGATAGGTCAATGAGCGCTAAGGCCTGATTGCGTCAGTTGACACACGATTTCCACGCAGACCGTAACCTCGGGAGGCTGTCAGTTGTTTTAGGAGCGCCGTTATCAATCTGGCAATGCGGTGAAGGTTGGAAATCTTACTTCCTGGTCCGTTGTAAGAAGCGACGGAAGGTTCACCCTTAAGGCGCAACAATCGTTGCCTGCCGAGCAATCAATACCCAATGAC from Acidicapsa acidisoli encodes:
- a CDS encoding putative quinol monooxygenase — translated: MNQVGILATLQARPGKEAEVEEFLRSAGPLVEAETGTTAWFAFRIGPATFGIFDTFQDEAGRNAHVNGEIAKALFAKADELFITHPEIKTVDIVVEKL
- a CDS encoding HD domain-containing protein; the encoded protein is MGTGAPGPVKAPHLTAELISDSGTINPGGLAPWKTCDFLVSLWKEFDAGESYEACFAKAIDRSMPVLLNLNNNGGSWGENGVSYERVVKRVQPEIEGGCPELWEYLTPQLEAGRHKGSFAASAL
- a CDS encoding alkaline phosphatase family protein; the protein is MRYRFQELLTEVCFNAIHVHLPSRFVKFAALLSGATGISGFVPSSIQRVFAIEPTPGTSFVDAEHIVILMQENRSFDHALGSLKGVHRAD
- a CDS encoding lactonase family protein, which produces MMKSIPGLLAVTLCIGASASPVLAQAGGGNTSVFVMTNDKVKNEVLTYQRGYDGQFVLRERAATGGRGSGGETDPLQSQGSLTISGDHTLLFAVNSASGSVSSFHILNGIPVLVDKEPSEGAFPVAVTEHNGTVYVLNAGGSGAIVAFKADGFGRLHEIQNSSAFLTGTNSGASSISVSPNGKWLIVIEKASNSIDVFPILVDGTLGTVVANKSVTAGVFATVFTPGGQLIVSENQPNSGTDTSSISSYTINANGTLTAITQSIPTFGNGNCWNAITPNAKWVFVDNSATSSVAGFSISSAGALSPIANTVVSTLPEGSTNLDMAISADGKYLFNVLSGAGEIGVFSINANGTVNQLGSIEGLPNTVGFNGIAAL
- a CDS encoding quinone oxidoreductase family protein, which codes for MSGGGYAQVVAAPAYSTVVVPEFVDDVKLAALPTQWLTAWLMLNASTQLLPGESVLVHGAAGGVGSIAVQIAKVMSAGLVIGSASTEEKREFVRGLGADAAIDYSDPAWVGEVLRITGDLGVDVILESIGGEIFQQNFECLAKFGRHIIFGSTRGPGNPLPPRQLMAKSQALIGIYLPVYFARPNLIRKSLEEMVEKFIGGAVQAHLASVLPLSQVGEAHRLLEEQKVSGVIVLDPRN
- a CDS encoding HD domain-containing protein, whose protein sequence is MVLAGIKVPDTVLVRDATDLSRSASEPFLFNHAMRSWLFGVLLSESAECAPDAELLAVATILHDLGLTDRYTAENRFEVDGANAARSFLKGRGISTQQMQVVWDAIALHTTRSIALHKEPEVAMTHSGITADILGVGLDRIPQDKLSAILAEFPRLALKNGLKECLCNIARLKPESTFDNIVRDFGVRYVEGYRSPNFADVVANAPFSE
- a CDS encoding YceI family protein, yielding MIRNFLASAISVLLFTDSGALAQTSTWTIDTNQTQVEFQVRRVPVSNVRGFFSGITGTVSWDEKKPSKSHVDVTIPTTSISTNNATRDADLKSPNFFNVEKFPTMTFKSTTVSGTPGKLQITGDLTLAGITKSVTLMVDGPTPPTKMGKLIIGFAATGTLKRSDFAFAPKYPTVILGDEIRFTIDLEADQ
- a CDS encoding carboxymuconolactone decarboxylase family protein, with translation MYNSSNLTKLKRLDENAPDAMKAFWVFDKATFAPGAIDVIHKQLIAVSVALTTQCPYCVELHVQSARTEGATDAMLVEAAIIAAAMRAGGAITHASHLFKE
- a CDS encoding peroxiredoxin family protein, with amino-acid sequence MSAFTLSSSRAQKAAGLRLNQAWSVLLAITCALLLGRSVLAETPAVGAKAADFTLLTPTGKSVTLSAERGGHLLVLVILRGFPGYQCPYCVKQVHDFVERASDFKAKNTRVLLVYPGPPADLDQHAKEFLEKQAELPSNVVLVTDPDYKVTNLYGLRWDAPHETAYPSTFILDGSGTVVFEKVTHSHGDRLSALDALDHLSTN
- a CDS encoding DUF1569 domain-containing protein gives rise to the protein MDWYPEQPVGLRLPTGFKIPHSQRFEFAYEKSQLLKILEVDWNARTEDAWKPHPMFGNMTPKEWGKLLQIHVDYHLRQFAA
- a CDS encoding alcohol dehydrogenase catalytic domain-containing protein, with amino-acid sequence MKAIQYSEFGDRGVLQYLDLPEPVAKEDEFLIDVTASGVNYVDIRERQGVYQRPETHVGSDKMLPRISGLQVTGRVRAVGPQGTKA